Sequence from the Mycobacterium florentinum genome:
TTCTGGAACTCGGTGTCGACGTCGCAGACGACCTCGGACAGTTCCCAGATCCGGGTCAGTCCCGGCGCCAGCGGTTCGGCGATCTCCCATCGGTTGTCGGTAGGCTCATCGAAATATGTTGGCAGTGAGAAGAATCCGTTGAAATTCACCGATGCGTAGCTCGCGGTGTAGGCGCCGGCATCGGCGATCTCGACCCGATCGCCTGGACTCAGGGTGAGCGGAAGCGGATAGCTTTGGTAGAGCACGTCGTCGCCGTCGCACGTCGGGCCCGCGACGACCGCGTCGCCGACGGGATCGCCATCGCGGTCGGTCGCAAGCCGATACCGGATGTACTCGTTCTCGGTCTCGGCGAGACCGCCGTAACGCCCGATGTCCAGGTACACCCAACGCCGCGCATCGGTTCCGGCACGTACCGCGACCACTTCGCAGCTGATCGTGCCCGCCGTGGCCGCGATCGCCCGCCCGGGTTCTACGGCGAGCCGCGGTGGGCTCGCGCCGAAATGGCGGGCCAGTGCGGAGTGGATTGCCTCGGCGACCACGCCGAGGTCCGGTGCGCCGACCGCATACGCCAGCGGGTACCCGCCGCCGACATTGATCGTGTGCAGATCGCCGACCTCGTCGAAAATCGATGCGGCACAACGAATTCCCAGCTCCCATGCCGCCGGGTCGAGCTGTTGTGAGCCGACATGAAAGCACACGCCCTCGGTGTATAGTCCCAGCTGCCGGGCGCGCCTCAGCAATCCCGCGGCGGCATCGGGCGCGCAGCCGAACTTGTGCCCGAACGGCGTCACCGACGATGGAAAGTCCGGTGCGATACGGCATTCCACCGCCGCGCCCGGCGCGTGCTCGGCGATGTCGTCGGCTCCCTGCTCGGTGTCGAACGCGAACCGTCGCACCCCGCGCTTATACGCCCGGGCGATGTCGGCGGGCTTCTTGACGGTATTCCCGAACGTCAGCAGGCCGCCGTCGATCCCGGCGGATCCGCAGGTGTCGATCTCGCCGACGGACGCGACGTCGAATGCGGAGCCCTCCGTCGTCAGCAGGCGCAGGATCGGTTCGGCGGGGTTCGCTTTGACCGCGTAGCGGATCTGCGCCTGGGGAAATGCGGTGCGCAGCGCCCGGAAGTTCTCGCGCACCTGACCGAGATCGATGCTCAGATACGGTGTCTCGGGCACAGGTCGCAGAGTAGTACGCGCGACGGTGTGCGCGGGGCGCGGACTAGGCGTCCGGGTGCGTCGGCAGCGAGAAGTGTTCCGGCGGGACGGCCGGGGCGGCGGGCGCCTGTCCGGTGAGCTGGGTAGTGATGCCGTCCAGGATCTCGTTGACGTCACCGGTGAGGCGGTTGTAGTTCAGCGTTCCGTGCTGGAAGTTCTGCGTGACCTGCAGCGGCTCTTGGATTTCGGCGCTGGTCGGCAAGCCGAGCGGGCCGCGTTCGTAGCTCTGCGAGGCCCAGGCGTCATAGATCGCTCCGGTGACCGGTTGTGCTCCGGTCACTGGCGACCAATACATGGCGCCCTTGGCGAAGGTGGAGTAGCGGGCATCGCCCTCGGCGTTGTCCTCCGGCGAGGTGGGCGCGCCCAGCACGCTGTTCATGCCACCCAGCTCCTGCCAGTGCTGGTAGATCGCGCCGCCCTGCAGCGCCTTGATCAACTCCTCCGGCGGATCGTTGAAATGGGATGCGATGTCCCGGATTTCGTCCATCAGCGCGTAGGCGGCATTGCCCGGGCAGTCGGTGTTGCCGACGTCGCGGTGGGTGAAAATGGTCGGCAGCGTCGCGACGGCGCCGGCCGGATACGTGGTGTAGTGGCTGCCCGCGGACTCCAATGTCACCGTGCCCTTGGGGTCGACGCCGTCCAGGCTCAGCCGCCAGCCCAGCAGCCGCCCGACCGCGCGAAGCTGAAGCGGTGTGGGCGGTACGTCGTCGAAGTTGCCGATCATCGCGACACCCCAGGTGTTGCGGTTGAATCCGCCGGTGTGGAAGCCCTCGACGGCCTTGGTGAGACCGCCGGCGCCGCCCTCGAACACCTGGCCGTACTTGTCGACCAGGGCGTTGTAGGCGATGTCGCACCAGCCCAGCGTCTTGCTGTGGTACGTGTAGATCGCCTTGACGATGCCCGCCGATTCGAGTGGGGAGTAGTCGTTGCTGCCCGCGGTGTGATGGATGACGGCCGCACGAATCCCGTTGTCGTACTGCGGACTACCGCATCGCAGTGACTCGTCGGCACCCCACTCCTCCCGGCTGATGATGGGGGGAGCCTGGCCGGGCATCACGACTCCGGCCGGTGGTGTCCACTGTGTCTTGGCCGGCGTCTGCGGCGGGGAGATGAGGATCGCGGAGATGTTCTGACCGAACGGCTGTTCCCGGGAGGCGGGCCGGTAGCCCAGATCGTTGACCGGCGCCGCGGGCGGTACGCCCACGGTCACCTCGGCGTCGAGCGGGCGGGTCACCGCGATCTGCACGGTGGTCGTGGTGCCGACGAACACCGGATCGGTGCTGCGGGGTCCCTCGGTCGGTCCGGCCGGCGGGGCCGACTCACCGGCCGGCGGACCGTTGTCCGGCGCCGCGGTCTCGTATTCGGTCTGATACCAGGGTCCCCACGAACCGTCGGGGCGTTTGGCCCGCACCCGGGTCGAGGTGCCGGCCAGGTCACCGGTGAGGGCGACCAGAGAAAACGGCGTCTCTTGGCTGACTTCGCGAACCGTGACGCCGGCGCCGAGTCCGACCAGCGGCCGCTCGGTGAGCTTGGTCTCGCGAGCCGGCGGCGCGGCGCCGCGGGCGCCGTGGTCGCGGGTCAGGTCCGCGACCGCCGAAACGAGGACCACCGTGGCCGCGATGGCGGTAAGCAACATCGTTGGCGCACGGTGACGAGACGACACCAGCTGATGTTACGTGTGTTTCTGGTGTTATTAATGAGGCGACACGAATTTCCGGGTGCCCAAAACCGGGCCCGAACTGTTCGACGGCACCGCAGAGCAGTGACTCTGCGGTGCCGTCGGGTGACAGGACCCCCGAAGTTCTAGACGGGAGGCAGTGCCGGGGGAAGCGCTGCCGCCGCACCCGGCAGGGCACCAGCGGCACCCGGCAGGGCCGCCGCGGCATGCGGCAGGGCCGCAGCCGCACCGGGCAGTGCACCGGCCGCGCCCGGCAGGGCACCGGCGGCACCCGGAAGGGCACCGGCGGCACCCGGAAGGGCACCGGCCGCACCCGGTAGAGCACCAGCGCCGCCCTGAGCCTGCATGATGGCCGGCATCACGAGGCCCTTGAGCAGGTCGATGGCCTGACCAGCACCGAGTTGGTTGGCGGCCTGCATCACGTCGTTGACGAGCCCGCCACCGCCGCCGCTGCCGGTGCCACCGCCGATCGGCGAACCGCCGCCCAGCGTCGACGGGTCACCCAGGATCGGGTAGGTGCCGTCGACACCCGGGTCCATCGGTGCACTGATCGGCACCTCGCCGGGGGTGCCCAGGCCACCGGGAGTCAGGCCGGCCGGGCTGGTCAGCCCGGGGTTGGCCAGCGCCGGGTTCAGCCCCGCGCCGGGCATTGTCGGCATACCGGGAGTGGTCGGCGTGCCGGGCACACCGGGCGTCAGCGCACCGGGCGCGGCACCGGGCGTCAGACCCGGACTGGTGAGACCGGGGGTCAGACCCGGGCTGGTCAGGCCCGGACTCGGCAGACCCGTGGTGCCCAGGCCCGGAGTGCCCAGACCCGGGCTGGTCAGGCCCGTGGTGCCCAAGCCGGGAGTGCCCAGACCCGGGCTGGTCAGCCCGGTGGTCCCGAGGCCCGTCGTGCCGGTGCCGGTACCGCCCAGGGCGGGAATCGGCGGCAGGTTGACCCCGAACTGGGACAGACCCTGAGTCAGCGCACCCACGAGCTCGCCGGGCAGGTCGGTCATGACCGCTGCCTGCTTGAAATCGTGGTGCTCCACCGGCTTGCTGGTGGCGGTCGATTCATAAACAAGGAAGTAAGCGCAAGGACTCGCCACTGCCAGGGCGGCGACCGCGCTCATGGCTGTCGAGAGCTTGCGACGGCGTCGGTTCGGCACGGAAGTCTCCTCAATTCATCGGTTGTGTCGGCGGATCCCACCAGTCCGTACCCGGTGGGAACCACGCAAAGTCGATGGTACGAGTGAGAAAGCTGTTACTAGAGTGGCGATATTGAATCGTGAGGTTTTTGCGACCCTGCGCGTTACGTGCGATTCGGGTGCCTGCAAACCAGTCTTCACGTGCTCGAATCCCGACTCGTCAGCCTCGCCAAATGGGGTTACGCCCGCGGGGTCAGATACCCTAAGCAACCGATGACCGCTCGTTTTGACCTCCTCGTCGTCGGATCCGGATTCTTCGGCCTCACCATCGCCGAACGTGTGGCCAGCCAACTCGGAAAGCGCGTGCTCGTCGTCGAGAGACGCCCGCACATCGGTGGCAACGCCTATTCCGAAGCGGAGCCGCAGACGGGCATCGAGGTCCACAAGTACGGCGCCCACCTTTTCCACACCTCGAACAAGAGGGTGTGGGATTACGTGCGCCAGTTCACCGAATTCACCAACTACCAGCACCGGGTGTTCGCGATGCACAACGGGCAGGCCTACCAGTTCCCGATGGGACTGGGCCTGGTCTCGCAGTTCTTCGGCAAGTACTTCACCCCCGAGCAGGCCCGGCAGCTGATCGCCGAGCAGGCCGCCGAGATCGACACCGCCGACGCGCAGAACCTCGAGGAAAAGGCCATCTCGCTGATCGGCCGGCCGCTCTACGAGGCGTTCGTCAAGGGCTACACCGCCAAGCAGTGGCAGACCGACCCGCGCGAACTGCCCGCGGCCAACATCACCCGGCTGCCGGTGCGCTACACCTTCGACAACCGCTACTTCAACGACACCTACGAGGGCCTACCGGTCAACGGGTACACGGCGTGGCTGGAGAACATGGCCGCCGACGACCGCATCGAGGTCCGGCTGGATACCGACTGGTTCGACGTCCGCGAGCAACTGCGCGCCGAGAGCCCCGACGCCCCGGTCGTCTACACCGGCCCGCTGGATCGCTACTTCGACTACGCCGAGGGGCGGCTCGGCTGGCGCACCCTGGACTTCGAGCTCGAGGTCCTGCCCATCGGCGACTTCCAGGGCACGCCGGTGATGAACTACAACGATCCCGACGTCCCGTACACCCGCATCCACGAATTCCGGCACTTCCACGTCGAGCGCGACTACCCGACCGACAAGACGGTGATCATGCGGGAGTACTCCCGGTTCGCCGCGGACGACGACGAGCCCTACTATCCGATTAATACCGAGGCCGACCGCGCCCTGTTGGCCGCCTACCGGGGGAGGGCGAAGTCCGAGACCGCTGCTTCGAAGGTACTTTTCGGCGGGCGGCTGGGCACCTATCAGTATCTGGATATGCATATGGCGATTGCCAGCGCACTGAATATGTACGACAACACCCTCGCGCCACACCTGCGTGACGGCAAAGCCCTAATCGAAGAAGAGGAAGGCGCGCGCGGATGAGTGCCGTGAGCTTGCTGTCCCGAATCATCTTGCCGCGCCCGGGTGAACCGCTCGACGTGCGCAAGCTGTACCTCGAGGAGTCGACCACCAACGCCCGGCGGGCGCACGCGACCACCCGCACCTCGCTGGAGATCGGCAAAGAATCCGAGGTCTCGTTCGCCACGTATTTCAACGCCTTCCCGGCCAGCTATTGGCGCCGCTGGTCGATCTGCACGTCGGTGGTGCTGCGCGCCGAGCTGACCGGAACCGGGCGCATCGACCTGTACCGCACCAAGGCCACCGGGGTGCGGATCTCGGTGGAGGGACGCCAATTCGTCGGCACCGACGAACAGCCGGCCGTCGTCGAGATCGAGGTGCCGCTCAAGTCGTTCGAGGACGGCGGCTGGATCTGGTTCGACATCACCACCGACACCGCGGTCAACTTGGTCAGCGGGGGCTGGTACGCGACCGAACAGGCTCCGGGCACGGCCAACATCGCCGTCGGTATCCCGACTTTCAACCGCCCCGCCGACTGCGTCAATGCGCTGGCCGATCTCACCGCAGACCCGTTGGTGGACAAGGTGATCGGCGCGGTGATCGTCCCGGATCAGGGCACCCGCAAGGTGCGCGATCACCCGGACTTCGCGGCGGCGTCCGCGGGCCTGGGCAATCGTCTGTCCATCCACAACCAGCCCAACCTCGGCGGTTCCGGCGGCTACAGCCGGGTGATGTACGAGGCGCTGAAAAACACTGACTGCCAACAGATCCTGTTCATGGACGACGACATCCGCATCGAGCCGGACACGATCCTGCGGGTGCTGGCCATGAGCCGCTTCGCCAAGACGCCGATGCTGGTCGGCGGTCAGATGCTCAACCTGCAGGAGCCGTCGCACCTGCACATCATGGGTGAGGTCGTCAATCAGTCGAACTTCATGTGGACCGCCGCGCCGCACGCCGAGTACGACCACGACTTCGCCGAATTCCCGTTGGGGGACAAGAACGATCGCAGCGCGCTGCTGCACCGTCGCATCGACGTCGACTTCAACGGCTGGTGGACGTGCATGATCCCGCGGCAGGTCGCCGAGGAGCTGGGTCAGCCGCTGCCGCTGTTCATCAAGTGGGATGACGCCGAATACGGGCTGCGCGCCGGCGAACACGGCTACCCGACGGTCACGCTGCCCGGTGCCGCGATCTGGCACATGGCGTGGAGCGACAAGGACGACGCGATCGACTGGCAGGCCTACTTCCACCTGCGCAACCGGCTGGTGGTCGCGGCACTGCACTGGGACGGCGACATCGCCGGCCTGGTCCGTAGCCACCTCAAGGCCACCCTGAAACACCTTGCCTGCCTTGAGTACTCAACGGTCGCGATCCAGAACAGGGCGATCGACGACTTCCTGGCCGGCCCGGAGCACATCTTCTCGATCCTGGAATCGGGACTGCCGGAAGTGCATCGGCTGCGCAAGGAGTACCCGGACGCCGTGGTGCTGCCCGCGGCGAGTGAACTGCCGCCACCGCAGCACAAGACCAAGGCGATGAAGCCGCCGGTGAACCCGGTGTCCATCAGCTACCGGCTGGCCCGCGGCATCATGCACAACGCGACGGCGGCCGACCCGGAAAGCCACCGCCGCCCGGAGTTCAACGTGCCGGCCCAGGATGCGCGCTGGTTCCGGCTGTGCACCGTCGACGGTGTCACGGTCACCACCGCCGACGGGTGCGGCGTGGTGTACCGGCAGCGCGATCGGCGCAAGATGTTCCGCCTGCTGCTGTCCTCCCTGCGCCGTCAGCGCCAGTTGCTGAGCCGGTTCGACGAGATGCGCAAGGTGTACCGGGACGCGTTGCCGGTGCTGTCCAGCAAGCAGAAGTGGGAGACGGTGCTGCTGCCGGAAGCAAGCCAACATGGCTGAACCGGCCGTGCCGAGCGGCGAAGTAGCCGTGATGGTGGCCGTTCAGTCGGCACTGGCTAACCGCCCCGGGGTGTTGGCCACCGCGCGCGGAATGTCGCACTTCGGCGAGCACAGCGTCGGGTGGCTGATCGTCGAACTGCTGGGCGCCCTGTTGCGGGAGCGCCGCCGCCGGGAATGGTTGGTGGCCGCGGCCGGCACGTTCGGCGCGCACGCGGCCGCCGTAGTGCTCAAGCGAGTGGTGCGACGCAAACGCCCGCACGATTCGGCGGTCTCGGTCAATGTCGGCACCCCCAGCCAGCTGAGCTTCCCGTCCGCGCATGCCACCTCGACGACCGCCGCGGCCATCCTGATGGGCCGGGCCACCGGACTGCCGCTGCCCGCCGTGCTTGTTCCGCCGATGGCGCTGTCCCGGATACTGCTGGGCGTGCACTATCCCAGCGACGTTGCTTTCGGCGTGGCGCTCGGCGCCGCGGTCGCGCGCCTTGCACTCTGGCTCGATAGAAAGTCGAGATAGGTGTGGCCGAAATGAGCGAAGACGTGGTGACCGGAAAACCTCCGGCGAACCTGATCACCGGCGTGATCAAGGCCATGCGCCCGCGCCAATGGGTGAAGAACGTGCTCGTGCTGGCCGCGCCGGTCGCCGCGGCGGGGCACGGGGTCCGGTACGACTACGCCGATGTGCTGACCAAGGCCTCCGTGGCCTTCGTGGTGTTCAGCCTGGCGGCGTCGGCGATCTACCTGATCAATGACGTCCGCGACGTCGAAGCCGACCGGGAACACCCCACCAAGAGGTTCCGTCCGATCGCGGCCGGCGTGGTGCCCGAATGGCTGGCCTACGCGCTGGCCGTGGTGCTGGGTGCGGCCTCGCTGGGGATTTCCTTCTGGCTGACGCCGAACCTCGCGGTGGTGATGGGCGTCTACCTCGCGATGCAGCTGGCCTACTGCTTCGGCCTGAAACACCAAGCGGTGCTGGACATCTGCATCGTGTCGTCGGCGTATCTGCTCCGGGCGATCGCCGGGGGTGCGGCCACCGACATCCCGCTGTCGCAGTGGTTCCTGCTGATCATGGCGTTCGGGTCGCTGTTCATGGCGGCGGGCAAGCGCTACGCCGAGCTGCAGCTGGCCGAGCGCACCGGCGCGGCGATCCGCAAGTCGCTGGAAAGCTACACCAGCACCTACCTGCGATTCGTCTGGACGATGTCGGCGACGGCCTTCGTGATGTGTTACGGGTTATGGGCGTTCGAGCGGGACCGCGGTTCGGGCTCCTGGTACGCGGTGTCGATGGTTCCGCTGACCATTGCGGTGCTGCGCTACGCCGTTGACGTCGACGGCGGACTGGCCGGCGAGCCCGAAGAAATTGCGCTGCGTGACCGGGTGTTGCAGCTGCTGTTCCTGGCGTGGATCGCGACAGTTGGTGCCGCCGTTGCCTTCGGCTAGCCCGGGCCTGGAGGCCATCAAGCGCGAGGTGATGCGCCGCCGGCCGAGGGTCGGGCGGGCCAACCCGCCGCCGTTCCCGTACGACATCGTGGTTCGGGTCAGCCTGTGGGTGAGCGTGGCGGTGGTCGCCGTGCTCTTCGGCTGGGGAGCCTGGCAGCGGCGCTGGATCGCCGACGACGGACTGATCGTGCTGCGCACGGTGCGTAACCTGTTGGCCGGCAATGGGCCGGTGTTCAACCAGGGCGAGCGGGTCGAGGCGAACACCTCGACGGCCTGGACCTACCTGATGTACATCGGCAGCTGGGTCGGCGGGCCGGTGCGGATGGAGTACGTGGCGCTGACGCTGGCGCTGGTGCTGTCCGTGTCGGGCGTGGCGCTGCTGATGCTGGGCGCCGGCCGGCTCTATGCCCCCAGCCTGCGGGGACGCCGGGCGATCATGCTGCCCGCCGGGGCGCTGGTGTACATCGCACTGCCGCCGGCGCGTGACTTCGCCACCTCCGGGCTCGAGAGCGGCCTGACGCTGGCCTATCTGGGATTGCTGTGGTGGATGATGGTCCGCTGGTCGCAGCCGGTGCGCAACCGGCCCGAGAGCGACGTGTTCCTGGGGGTGCTGGCCTTCGTCGCGGGGTTCAGTGTGCTGGTGCGCCCCGAGCTGGCGCTGATGGGCGGCCTGGCCCTGATCATGATGCTGATCGCGGCCCGCACCTGGCGCCGCCGGATGCTGATCGTGGTGGCCGGAGGGTTGCTTCCGGTGGCCTACCAGATCTTCCGGATGGGCTATTACGGACTGCTGGTGCCCGGGACGGCGCTGGCCAAGGACGCCGCTGGTGACAAGTGGTCCCAGGGCATGATCTATCTGTCGAACTTCGTCTCGCCCTACGCCGTGTGGCTGCCGGTGCTGCTGCTGGTGCCGCTGGGGCTGCTGCTGATGGCGGCGCGGCGGCGGCCGTCGTTCTTGCGCCCGATGCTGGCGCCCAACTACGGCCGGGTGGCGCGTGCGGTGCAAAGCCCGCCGGCGGCGGTGGCCTTCGTCCTCGTGAGCGGGCTTCTGCAGGCCCTGTACTGGACCCGGCAGGGCGGCGACTTCATGCACGCGCGCGTGCTGCTGACCCCGCTTTTTTGTTTGCTGGCACCGGTCGCCGTGATCCCGGTTCTGATCCCCGACGGGCAGGATTTCTCCCGCGAAACGGGTTACTGGCTGGCCGGTGCGGCCAGCCTGCTGTGGCTCGGTATCGCGGGCTGGTCATTGTGGGCAGCAAACTCACCGGGGATGGGTTACGACGCCACCCACGTCACCTACAGCGGCATCGTCGACGAGCGTCGCTTCTATGCCCAGGCGACCGGCCACGCGCACCCGCTGACCGCCGCCGATTACCTCGATTATCCGAGGATGGCGGCGGTGCTGGCGGCGCTGGACAACACCCCGGACGGGGCGTTGTTGCTGCCGTCCGGCAACTACATCCAGTGGGACATCGTGCCCCAGCTGCAGCAGCCGCCGACGGCCCCCGGCAGCCCCCCCGACAGCAAACCGCCGCAAAAGCCGCAACACGCAGTGTTTTTCACGAACCTCGGCATGCTGGGCATGAACGTGGGGCTCGACGTCCGGGTGATCGACCAGATCGGGTTGGCGAACCCGCTGGCCCAGCACACGCGGCGCCTGACGCACGGCCGTATCGGGCATGACAAGAATCTGTTCCCGGACTGGGTGATCGCGGACGGGCCATGGGTGAAGGTATATCCGGGCATTCCGGGCTACCTGGACGCGAATTGGGTCGCCCAGGCGGTGGCGGCGCTGCAATGTCCCGAGACCAAGGCGGTGCTGGCGTCGGTGCGCGCCCCGATGTCGCCGCACCGGTTCGTCTCAAACTTCTTGCACTCCTTCGAATTCACCGCGTACCGGATCGATCGGGTGCCGCTCTACGAGCTCGCCCGGTGCGGCCTGCCGGTGCCGGAGCCGTCTCCACCGCCGCCCCGCGAGTGAATATCGCGTGGAGAAATCTCACACATATCGAACCAATCACAATTTTTCCGGCGCCGGATACTTACAGCAAATTCACATCTGCACCTCCACCAGTAAGCGCTCACTGCCCGGCACATGCGGAAATGCCGTTTTCGGGCGCCGAATGCGGCCCGAAAACCCCACCAAACCGCCGCGCGACGAGGATTTGCGGGGCGTCCTCGATGAGAGCCCGCGCGGGTTCGTGTGGTTCACTACATGAGCACTGCTGCGCCGAGATCGCATGCAGTACGACCCCAATCAACGACGCGCCCTGCTGAAGGACGCGCCGAAAGGATGAGGAAGTAAGAATGACGCTTGTTGACAGGTTTCGCGGCGCCGTGGCACGCATGCCACGTCGGCTCGTGGTGGGTGCCGCAGGTGCGGCTCTGCTGTCGGGTCTGATCGGCGTTGTGGGGGGCCCGGCGACCGCAGGGGCGTTCTCCCGCCCGGGTCTGCCGGTGGAGTACCTGCAGGTTCCGTCGGCCGCAATGGGCCGCGACATCAAGATCCAGTTCCAGAGCGGCGGCGCCAACGCGCCCGCGCTGTACCTGCTTGACGGCATGCGCGCTCAGGACGACTTCAACGGCTGGGACATCAACACCCCCGCGTTCGAGTGGTACAACCAGTCGGGCATCGCGGTCGTGATGCCGGTCGGTGGCCAGTCCAGCTTCTACTCCGACTGGTACGCGCCCGCCTGCGGTAAGGCCGGCTGCACCACTTACAAGTGGGAGACCTTCCTGACCAGCGAGCTGCCGCAGTACCTCTCGGCCAACAAGCAGGTCAAGCCGACCGGCAGCGCGGCCGTCGGTCTGTCGATGGCCGGCTCGTCGGCGCTGATCCTCGCCGCCTACCACCCGGAGCAGTTCCCGTACGCCGGCTCGCTGTCGGCGCTGCTGGACCCGTCCCAGGGCATGGGGCCGACCCTGATCGGCCTGGCCATGGGTGACGCCGGTGGCTACAAGACCAAGGACATGTGGGGGCCGTCCAGCGACCCGGCATGGCAGCGCAACGACCCGTCGCTGCAGGTTGGCAAGCTGGTCGCGAACAACACCCGGATCTGGGTGTACTGCGGTAACGGCAAGCCGTCCGACCTCGGTGGCGACAACCTGCCCGCCAAGTTCCTGGAAGGCTTCGTGCGGACCAGCAACCTGAAGTTCCAGGACGCGTACAACGCGGCCGGTGGCCACAACGCGGTGTGGAACTTCGACGCCAACGGCACCCACGACTGGCCCTACTGGGGCGCGCAGCTGCATGCGATGCTGCCCGACCTGCAGTCGTCGCTGGGCGCTACCCCGGGCGCCGGCCCGGCCACCGCGGCGCCTGCCCCGGCCCAGGGCACGTAACACCTTCAGAGCAACACGATTGACGGCGGGAACCCTTCGGGGTCCCGCCGTTGGTCGTTTGCGGTGTGAGCTGATTCACTACCCTGCGGGTGGGGGTGACCTCGCCCCTGGTTACTGTGCAAACACAGCGACTACACGATGGAGGGTG
This genomic interval carries:
- a CDS encoding spermine/spermidine synthase domain-containing protein, which gives rise to MPETPYLSIDLGQVRENFRALRTAFPQAQIRYAVKANPAEPILRLLTTEGSAFDVASVGEIDTCGSAGIDGGLLTFGNTVKKPADIARAYKRGVRRFAFDTEQGADDIAEHAPGAAVECRIAPDFPSSVTPFGHKFGCAPDAAAGLLRRARQLGLYTEGVCFHVGSQQLDPAAWELGIRCAASIFDEVGDLHTINVGGGYPLAYAVGAPDLGVVAEAIHSALARHFGASPPRLAVEPGRAIAATAGTISCEVVAVRAGTDARRWVYLDIGRYGGLAETENEYIRYRLATDRDGDPVGDAVVAGPTCDGDDVLYQSYPLPLTLSPGDRVEIADAGAYTASYASVNFNGFFSLPTYFDEPTDNRWEIAEPLAPGLTRIWELSEVVCDVDTEFQNLVIGRTHQGISLFSDGERQSTEFSQLVYHEALLVPALLLAGEVNRVLVIGSGEGVVSQQAVAAGATQVDHVDIDREAVRLCARHLPYGYTEDELRRAETGSGPVAMHYCDGWEFVGGACTPYDIVVIDLPDERVEPVQHNRLYDIDFLRRCRDIGRVVVGQAGCPTLWRNESLHSAWRRFRETFSSVIYFGSDEHEWAFLSGLSETCDDPVARMSARLPALPYRPRTIDADTLASATVPPKSLRAS
- a CDS encoding LGFP repeat-containing protein: MSSRHRAPTMLLTAIAATVVLVSAVADLTRDHGARGAAPPARETKLTERPLVGLGAGVTVREVSQETPFSLVALTGDLAGTSTRVRAKRPDGSWGPWYQTEYETAAPDNGPPAGESAPPAGPTEGPRSTDPVFVGTTTTVQIAVTRPLDAEVTVGVPPAAPVNDLGYRPASREQPFGQNISAILISPPQTPAKTQWTPPAGVVMPGQAPPIISREEWGADESLRCGSPQYDNGIRAAVIHHTAGSNDYSPLESAGIVKAIYTYHSKTLGWCDIAYNALVDKYGQVFEGGAGGLTKAVEGFHTGGFNRNTWGVAMIGNFDDVPPTPLQLRAVGRLLGWRLSLDGVDPKGTVTLESAGSHYTTYPAGAVATLPTIFTHRDVGNTDCPGNAAYALMDEIRDIASHFNDPPEELIKALQGGAIYQHWQELGGMNSVLGAPTSPEDNAEGDARYSTFAKGAMYWSPVTGAQPVTGAIYDAWASQSYERGPLGLPTSAEIQEPLQVTQNFQHGTLNYNRLTGDVNEILDGITTQLTGQAPAAPAVPPEHFSLPTHPDA
- the glf gene encoding UDP-galactopyranose mutase: MTARFDLLVVGSGFFGLTIAERVASQLGKRVLVVERRPHIGGNAYSEAEPQTGIEVHKYGAHLFHTSNKRVWDYVRQFTEFTNYQHRVFAMHNGQAYQFPMGLGLVSQFFGKYFTPEQARQLIAEQAAEIDTADAQNLEEKAISLIGRPLYEAFVKGYTAKQWQTDPRELPAANITRLPVRYTFDNRYFNDTYEGLPVNGYTAWLENMAADDRIEVRLDTDWFDVREQLRAESPDAPVVYTGPLDRYFDYAEGRLGWRTLDFELEVLPIGDFQGTPVMNYNDPDVPYTRIHEFRHFHVERDYPTDKTVIMREYSRFAADDDEPYYPINTEADRALLAAYRGRAKSETAASKVLFGGRLGTYQYLDMHMAIASALNMYDNTLAPHLRDGKALIEEEEGARG
- a CDS encoding glycosyltransferase encodes the protein MSAVSLLSRIILPRPGEPLDVRKLYLEESTTNARRAHATTRTSLEIGKESEVSFATYFNAFPASYWRRWSICTSVVLRAELTGTGRIDLYRTKATGVRISVEGRQFVGTDEQPAVVEIEVPLKSFEDGGWIWFDITTDTAVNLVSGGWYATEQAPGTANIAVGIPTFNRPADCVNALADLTADPLVDKVIGAVIVPDQGTRKVRDHPDFAAASAGLGNRLSIHNQPNLGGSGGYSRVMYEALKNTDCQQILFMDDDIRIEPDTILRVLAMSRFAKTPMLVGGQMLNLQEPSHLHIMGEVVNQSNFMWTAAPHAEYDHDFAEFPLGDKNDRSALLHRRIDVDFNGWWTCMIPRQVAEELGQPLPLFIKWDDAEYGLRAGEHGYPTVTLPGAAIWHMAWSDKDDAIDWQAYFHLRNRLVVAALHWDGDIAGLVRSHLKATLKHLACLEYSTVAIQNRAIDDFLAGPEHIFSILESGLPEVHRLRKEYPDAVVLPAASELPPPQHKTKAMKPPVNPVSISYRLARGIMHNATAADPESHRRPEFNVPAQDARWFRLCTVDGVTVTTADGCGVVYRQRDRRKMFRLLLSSLRRQRQLLSRFDEMRKVYRDALPVLSSKQKWETVLLPEASQHG
- a CDS encoding decaprenyl-phosphate phosphoribosyltransferase; the protein is MSEDVVTGKPPANLITGVIKAMRPRQWVKNVLVLAAPVAAAGHGVRYDYADVLTKASVAFVVFSLAASAIYLINDVRDVEADREHPTKRFRPIAAGVVPEWLAYALAVVLGAASLGISFWLTPNLAVVMGVYLAMQLAYCFGLKHQAVLDICIVSSAYLLRAIAGGAATDIPLSQWFLLIMAFGSLFMAAGKRYAELQLAERTGAAIRKSLESYTSTYLRFVWTMSATAFVMCYGLWAFERDRGSGSWYAVSMVPLTIAVLRYAVDVDGGLAGEPEEIALRDRVLQLLFLAWIATVGAAVAFG
- a CDS encoding PirG; this encodes MPNRRRRKLSTAMSAVAALAVASPCAYFLVYESTATSKPVEHHDFKQAAVMTDLPGELVGALTQGLSQFGVNLPPIPALGGTGTGTTGLGTTGLTSPGLGTPGLGTTGLTSPGLGTPGLGTTGLPSPGLTSPGLTPGLTSPGLTPGAAPGALTPGVPGTPTTPGMPTMPGAGLNPALANPGLTSPAGLTPGGLGTPGEVPISAPMDPGVDGTYPILGDPSTLGGGSPIGGGTGSGGGGGLVNDVMQAANQLGAGQAIDLLKGLVMPAIMQAQGGAGALPGAAGALPGAAGALPGAAGALPGAAGALPGAAAALPHAAAALPGAAGALPGAAAALPPALPPV
- a CDS encoding phosphatase PAP2 family protein, with the protein product MAEPAVPSGEVAVMVAVQSALANRPGVLATARGMSHFGEHSVGWLIVELLGALLRERRRREWLVAAAGTFGAHAAAVVLKRVVRRKRPHDSAVSVNVGTPSQLSFPSAHATSTTAAAILMGRATGLPLPAVLVPPMALSRILLGVHYPSDVAFGVALGAAVARLALWLDRKSR